One segment of Prionailurus bengalensis isolate Pbe53 chromosome X, Fcat_Pben_1.1_paternal_pri, whole genome shotgun sequence DNA contains the following:
- the LOC122477863 gene encoding olfactory receptor 13H1-like encodes MATDNATAVFEFLLIGISNYPEWKVTFFTLVLITYLSTLFGNGLIIFLIYIDPHLHTPMYFFLTNLSFLDLCYGTNSMPQALVHCFSTHPYLSYRRCLTQMSVSLVLATAECLLLAVMAYDHMIAISNPLRYSMIMNGPVCVWLVATSWGASLVLTAMLIISLPLHFCGGNVINHFVCEILSLLELACSDTSLNELMILTTGIFTLLLPFGFVLLSYIRIATTVLRIHSVRGRLKAFSTCGSHLTVVIIFYGAAISMYMKPQSKSSPDQNKFISVLYGALTPMLNPLIYSLRNKDVKGAMRKIMAKRT; translated from the coding sequence ATGGCCACGGATAATGCTACAGCGGTGTTTGAGTTTCTTCTTATTGGAATCTCTAACTATCCTGAGTGGAAAGTCACATTTTTCACCTTGGTGCTGATAACATACCTCAGCACATTGTTTGGGAATGGACTTATCATCTTTCTTATCTACATTGACCCCCACCTGCACACTCCAatgtacttcttccttactaatcTGTCTTTCTTAGACCTTTGCTATGGAACCAATTCCATGCCCCAGGCCTTGGTGCATTGTTTCTCTACCCATCCCTACCTCTCTTACCGACGATGTTTGACCCAAATGAGTGTCTCCTTGGTCTTGGCCACAGCAGAGTGCCTCCTATTGGCTGTCATGGCCTATGATCATATGATTGCCATCAGCAATCCCCTGCGCTATTCCATGATCATGAATGGCCCAGTGTGTGTCTGGCTGGTGGCTACCTCATGGGGGGCATCACTTGTGCTCACTGCTATGCTCATCATATCCCTGCCACTTCACTTCTGTGGAGGTAATGTCATCAACCATTTTGTCTGTGAGATTCTTTCCCTCCTTGAGCTGGCCTGTTCTGATACCAGCCTCAATGAGCTTATGATCCTCACCACAGGTATCTTCACCCTGCTCCTACCCTTTGGATTTGTTCTTCTCTCCTATATCCGAATTGCCACTACTGTCCTAAGGATTCACTCAGTCCGGGGTAGGCTCAAGGCCTTTTCCACCTGTGGTTCTCATTTGACTGTGGTGATAATCTTCTATGGGGCAGCCATCTCCATGTATATGAAACCTCAGTCCAAGTCATCCCCTGACCAGAACAAGTTTATTTCAGTGCTTTATGGGGCTCTGACACCCATGCTGAACCCCCTAATATATAGCTTGAGAAACAAGGATGTTAAAGGGGCAATGAGGAAAATTATGGCAAAAAGGACATGA